Proteins found in one Primulina eburnea isolate SZY01 chromosome 16, ASM2296580v1, whole genome shotgun sequence genomic segment:
- the LOC140816333 gene encoding uncharacterized protein isoform X2 — protein MANLWCRCSWSSWGSYFTFVTILQLFHCFLYRKVASATSKPRSWFGPNGLYIIELPCPICRGRGYTPCTQCGVERSRSDCLKFTCHQCLGDCIIWEESIDERLWEKARSISPLKVKEDDEVDNLDTKLDVRRKTERVYRSSRRVKFYCHDCGCECHRRNYCPQATVRVALGQFHCCLCTREGV, from the exons atggcGAATCTTTGGTGTCGATGTTCATGGAGTTCATGGGGAAGTTACTTCACCTTCGTGACTATTTTACAGTTATTTCATTGTTTCCTATATAGGAAGGTTGCTTCTGCTACATCCAAACCAAGGTCATGGTTTGGTCCAAATGGCCTATATATTATAGAATTACCGTGCCCAATTTGCCGGGGAAGAGGTTACACTCCATGTACCCAATGTGGAGTAGAAAGGTCACGATCAGATTGTTTGAAAT TCACTTGCCATCAGTGCCTTGGTGATTGCATTATCTGGGAAGAGTCCATTGATGAACGACTTTGGGAGAAAGCCCGCTCAAT TTCTCCACTAAAAGTTAAGGAAGACGATGAGGTTGACAACTTGGATACAAAGCTAGATGTAAGAAGGAAAACCGAGAGAGTTTATCGCAGCTCCCGAA GGGTAAAATTTTACTGCCATGATTGTGGATGTGAGTGTCACAGGCGAAACTATTGTCCACAAGCTACGGTCAGAGTTGCTCTTGGACAGTTCCATTGCTGTCTGTGTACGCGAGAAGGGGTATAA
- the LOC140816333 gene encoding uncharacterized protein isoform X1 → MANLWCRCSWSSWGSYFTFVTILQLFHCFLYRKVASATSKPRSWFGPNGLYIIELPCPICRGRGYTPCTQCGVERSRSDCLKCNGKGIVTCHQCLGDCIIWEESIDERLWEKARSISPLKVKEDDEVDNLDTKLDVRRKTERVYRSSRRVKFYCHDCGCECHRRNYCPQATVRVALGQFHCCLCTREGV, encoded by the exons atggcGAATCTTTGGTGTCGATGTTCATGGAGTTCATGGGGAAGTTACTTCACCTTCGTGACTATTTTACAGTTATTTCATTGTTTCCTATATAGGAAGGTTGCTTCTGCTACATCCAAACCAAGGTCATGGTTTGGTCCAAATGGCCTATATATTATAGAATTACCGTGCCCAATTTGCCGGGGAAGAGGTTACACTCCATGTACCCAATGTGGAGTAGAAAGGTCACGATCAGATTGTTTGAAATGTAATGGAAAG GGTATAGTCACTTGCCATCAGTGCCTTGGTGATTGCATTATCTGGGAAGAGTCCATTGATGAACGACTTTGGGAGAAAGCCCGCTCAAT TTCTCCACTAAAAGTTAAGGAAGACGATGAGGTTGACAACTTGGATACAAAGCTAGATGTAAGAAGGAAAACCGAGAGAGTTTATCGCAGCTCCCGAA GGGTAAAATTTTACTGCCATGATTGTGGATGTGAGTGTCACAGGCGAAACTATTGTCCACAAGCTACGGTCAGAGTTGCTCTTGGACAGTTCCATTGCTGTCTGTGTACGCGAGAAGGGGTATAA
- the LOC140816332 gene encoding pectate lyase-like, producing the protein MALSYCKLPLIILFCLVLLVNNVPKSVAKIANYDEYLQKRSEESFEDSLSAFDPNPEELTDQFNEQVGEVLVSSNVTRRSLKESDCSATNPIDRCLRCDPNWAKDRKKIADCARGFGHHATGGKDGRYYIVTDPSDDDMFFPKPGTLRHAVIQKKPLWIVFAHHMVIRLREELIFESDKTIDGRGAVVHIAYGAGLTLQFVKNIIIHNIWIHDIVPANGGMIRDSLDHIGLRTRSDGDGISVFSASNIWIDHVSLSKCSDGLIDVIEGSTAITISNCKFNNHNDVMLLGAHDSTTKDSIMQVTVAFNRFGRGLVQRMPRCRWGFFHVVNNDYSHWEMYAIGGSAHPTILSQGNRFRASNGPFTKEVTKRDYATKDQWMKWQWRSEGDVFMNGAYFVESGPEFKHSKSPLTKRNMVKFKPGSYAGRLTRFAGALKCIKGKPC; encoded by the exons ATGGCGCTAAGTTATTGTAAATTACCGTTAATAATTCTCTTCTGCCTTGTGTTACTTGTTAATAATGTACCAAAATCTGTAGCTAAGATTGCAAATTACGATGAGTATTTGCAAAAGAGATCCGAGGAATCTTTCGAGGATTCCTTGAGCGCGTTTGACCCGAATCCCGAGGAACTTACGGATCAGTTCAACGAACAAGTTGGAGA GGTATTGGTAAGCTCCAATGTGACGAGGAGGAGCCTCAAAGAAAGTGATTGCTCGGCAACGAACCCCATCGACAGGTGCTTGCGATGCGATCCCAACTGGGCCAAGGACCGGAAGAAGATAGCTGATTGTGCCCGAGGCTTTGGCCACCATGCCACAGGTGGCAAGGACGGTCGGTACTACATTGTAACTGACCCCTcagatgatgacatgtttttTCCGAAACCAGGAACCCTCCGCCACGCTGTCATCCAGAAGAAGCCGCTGTGGATCGTTTTTGCTCATCACATGGTCATTAGGCTAAGGGAAGAACTCATTTTCGAAAGTGACAAAACCATTGATGGAAGAGGTGCAGTTGTGCACATTGCATATGGGGCTGGTTTGACCCTACAATTTGTGAAGAATATTATCATACACAATATTTGGATCCATGATATTGTGCCGGCGAATGGTGGCATGATTCGAGATTCACTGGACCACATCGGACTGCGTACGAGGAGCGATGGTGATGGGATTTCAGTGTTTAGTGCTAGCAACATATGGATCGATCATGTGTCGTTGTCTAAGTGTAGTGATGGGCTCATAGACGTGATTGAGGGTTCCACTGCTATCACCATATCTAACTGCAAATTCAACAACCACAATGAT GTGATGCTCTTGGGTGCGCATGATAGTACTACTAAAGATTCAATCATGCAAGTCACAGTAGCATTCAATCGATTCGGAAGGGGTCTGGTGCAAAGGATGCCAAGGTGCCGATGGGGTTTCTTCCACGTCGTGAACAACGACTACTCCCACTGGGAAATGTACGCCATTGGTGGTAGCGCCCACCCCACCATTCTCAGCCAAGGGAACCGGTTCAGAGCCTCAAACGGCCCCTTCACCAAAGAG GTGACGAAGAGGGATTATGCTACTAAGGACCAATGGATGAAATGGCAATGGCGATCGGAAGGCGACGTGTTCATGAATGGAGCCTACTTTGTTGAATCAGGGCCCGAGTTTAAGCACTCAAAAAGTCCATTGACAAAGAGAAATATGGTCAAGTTCAAGCCTGGTTCCTATGCAGGAAGGCTCACACGTTTTGCTGGTGCACTCAAGTGCATTAAAGGCAAACCCTGCTAA